A DNA window from Trypanosoma brucei brucei TREU927 chromosome 10, whole genome shotgun sequence contains the following coding sequences:
- a CDS encoding mitochondrial inner membrane signal peptidase, putative (Curated by J. Mottram.), translating to MVMRWGFFSVNRNLPCIFLGAFIGYNVDVCCSVKGRSMYPTLIPGDYVLFIPSFVHLLARELTKMQLVREGDIVVMQISPELRVCKRVVRTTSDASVVQYWNNLQFTVPALVLGGEPSENSGGEEETGAHSDNSSRSHEWDTCLERAGNKSALWLWLEGDNPLESFDSRHTGAMPVECLRGRVLLKIWPSLTRLPSTAPKGGAGEGP from the coding sequence ATGGTGATGCGTTGGGGATTTTTTTCGGTGAATCGAAACCTACCATGTATATTTCTTGGGGCGTTTATCGGATATAACGTTGACGTCTGCTGCTCAGTAAAGGGCAGGTCAATGTATCCAACACTAATACCCGGTGATTACGTGTTGTTCATTCCATCTTTTGTGCATTTACTTGCAAGGGAACTGACGAAGATGCAGTTGGTGCGGGAGGGAGATATTGTTGTTATGCAAATTTCACCGGAGTTAAGAGTTTGCAAACGGGTCGTTCGAACCACCAGCGATGCTTCGGTCGTGCAGTACTGGAACAACTTACAGTTCACGGTACCGGCGCTGGTGCTGGGGGGTGAGCCTTCGGAAAACTcaggaggagaggaagaaactgGCGCACATAGTGACAACAGTTCTAGGTCACACGAATGGGACACATGCCTCGAACGTGCTGGAAACAAGTCAGCGCTTTGGCTCTGGCTCGAGGGTGATAATCCTCTAGAGAGTTTTGACTCACGTCATACCGGCGCCATGCCCGTTGAATGTCTCCGTGGCCGTGTGCTGTTGAAAATATGGCCCTCCCTTACACGTCTTCCTTCAACTGCTCCGAAAGGGGGAGCGGGTGAGGGACCATAA
- a CDS encoding proteasome subunit beta 2 (curated by J. Mottram): MAETTIGFRCQDFVLVAAAGLNAFYYIKITDTEDKITELDSHKVVACAGENGPRTHFVEYVKCNMALKKMREHGRMISTHATASFMRNTLAGALRSRDGLYPVNCLLAGFDVPASAEDDVATGAHLYYLDYLGTLQEVPYGCHGYGAPFVTAMLDRMWRPNLTAQEGVELMQKCCDEVKKRVVVSNNTFICKAVTKDGVERVQSVS, from the coding sequence ATGGCAGAGACGACTATCGGGTTTAGGTGCCAGGACTTTGTTTTGGTCGCAGCTGCGGGGTTAAATGCGTTTTACTACATTAAGATAACGGATACGGAGGATAAGATCACGGAACTCGACTCTCACAAGGTGGTGGCCTGCGCGGGTGAAAACGGGCCGCGGACGCACTTTGTGGAGTACGTGAAATGCAATATGGCGCTCAAGAAGATGCGCGAGCACGGCCGTATGATAAGCACACACGCTACGGCATCTTTTATGCGTAATACGCTTGCTGGGGCGCTGCGTAGCCGTGACGGGTTGTATCCTGTCAATTGCCTGCTCGCTGGTTTCGACGTACCGGCATCCGCGGAGGACGATGTTGCAACAGGTGCGCACCTCTACTATCTGGATTACCTGGGCACACTTCAGGAGGTGCCTTACGGCTGTCACGGATACGGAGCACCGTTTGTTACCGCCATGCTTGACCGGATGTGGCGTCCCAATTTGACAGCACAGGAGGGAGTTGAGCTAATGCAAAAATGCTGTGATGAGGTGAAGAAGCGAGTAGTGGTAAGCAACAATACTTTTATATGTAAGGCTGTAACGAAGGACGGCGTAGAGCGAGTGCAATCTGTAAGCTAG
- a CDS encoding EIF3-interacting protein, putative: MASNPDSKLHIPDEMFNFFNSLNTAVDTGDISSFHNLYENIFPSHLSKYYAAEQGEFRPLPVLQRMEVAECFGNDTAGKLYSFLCFKHLFTDRDVTAEDAKVSWRTFCDLFVSLPGSCDIPNWFLWDIFDEFLFQMTVVYQKRFAEGAEWSVTEAVQMMEKVISESGIEEVMESDKADDITKSGENHVRWMSGFFGIITVAKINVLLGDYNSALSVLKPLDIYGRGKKILAEVAPANVSLMYYVGFSYLMLRRYADASRVFRQSLSAKVSSRKFSERVRLDCAFMHVVSCILCGTQPDNLSWLMDSRKLQVLEDDKELLATGDEERFRDVFDRCSPKFLAVPPVPPTVCKGMEGKELQARLFLRAVKQQQDTIKLRVYLGVYQTTTTELVKTVLDVNDGLVPLFAMKLTSRQLVHDGVSADLHSGTYVVRAALDCTVEGDNICVVQKSSYRTIESKYFKRMTQRRPRHRHFDNPRQGRRPAPDAHNTN, translated from the coding sequence ATGGCGTCGAACCCTGATTCAAAGTTGCACATCCCCGATGAAATGTTCAACTTCTTCAACTCTCTGAACACTGCCGTGGACACAGGGGATATCAGCAGTTTTCACAACCTTTACGAGAACATCTTCCCCAGCCACTTGAGCAAGTACTATGCGGCCGAACAGGGGGAGTTCCGCCCCTTGCCAGTGCTGCAGAGGATGGAAGTCGCCGAGTGCTTTGGAAATGACACAGCTGGAAAGCTGTACTCCTTCCTGTGCTTCAAGCACCTCTTCACCGATCGTGACGTGACGGCAGAGGATGCTAAGGTTTCATGGAGGACTTTCTGCGACCTCTTTGTCTCTCTTCCAGGGAGTTGTGATATTCCGAATTGGTTCCTTTGGGATATTTTCGACGAGTTCCTGTTCCAAATGACGGTGGTTTATCAGAAGCGTTTTGCTGAGGGTGCAGAGTGGTCGGTAACTGAAGCTGTGCAAATGATGGAGAAGGTCATCAGCGAGTCGGGTATTGAAGAGGTTATGGAGAGCGACAAGGCGGACGATATCACCAAATCAGGGGAAAACCACGTTCGGTGGATGTCTGGGTTCTTTGGAATAATTACCGTAGCTAAAATCAACGTACTTCTGGGAGACTATAACTCTGCTCTATCGGTACTGAAGCCACTGGATATTTATGGTCGTGGGAAGAAGATCTTGGCGGAGGTAGCGCCTGCCAACGTGTCACTGATGTATTATGTGGGTTTCAGCTACCTCATGCTCCGGCGTTACGCCGATGCTAGCAGGGTTTTCCGACAAAGCCTCTCGGCAAAGGTGAGTAGCCGTAAGTTCTCCGAAAGGGTTCGATTGGACTGCGCTTTCATGCACGTCGTCTCCTGCATACTTTGCGGCACGCAACCCGACAATCTGAGCTGGTTGATGGATTCCCGCAAGCTCCAGGTCCTTGAAGATGATAAAGAGCTCCTTGCCACCGGTGACGAGGAGCGGTTTCGAGACGTCTTCGATCGCTGCAGCCCCAAGTTTCTGGCTGTACCCCCCGTGCCACCAACTGTGTGCAAGGGTATGGAGGGTAAGGAACTTCAGGCCCgcctttttcttcgtgcAGTGAAGCAGCAACAGGACACAATTAAACTTCGTGTGTACCTTGGTGTGTATCAAACTACAACCACAGAGCTCGTCAAAACCGTCTTAGACGTCAACGACGGACTCGTGCCGCTGTTTGCCATGAAACTGACCTCCAGGCAACTGGTTCATGATGGTGTCTCCGCCGATCTGCATTCTGGCACATATGTTGTCCGTGCAGCACTTGATTGCACGGTTGAGGGTGATAACATATGCGTGGTGCAGAAGTCGTCCTACCGCACAATTGAGTCAAAATATTTCAAGCGCATGACGCAACGCCGCCCGCGCCACAGGCATTTCGATAACCCACGTCAGGGAAGGCGACCGGCACCGGATGCCCACAATACTAACTAA
- a CDS encoding peptidyl-prolyl cis-trans isomerase, putative (similar to FK506-binding protein 1 (FKBP) (Peptidyl-prolyl cis-trans isomerase)(PPIase) (EC 5.2.1.8) (Rapamycin-binding protein). (Swiss-Prot:P20081) (Saccharomyces cerevisiae)), whose amino-acid sequence MPLQYDIITKGTGPCPKAGDSVTVRAAGFFPDGRIFWPAKGGTESFSFRVGLGHVIRGWDEAVLQMPLGEKAKIAMTSEYAYGTKGFPEWGIEPGASLVFEMELVAIN is encoded by the coding sequence ATGCCGCTTCAGTACGACATCATCACTAAAGGAACTGGCCCTTGTCCGAAAGCAGGTGATTCCGTCACGGTGCGTGCCGCCGGTTTCTTCCCTGATGGGCGCATATTTTGGCCGGCAAAAGGCGGGACCGAATCCTTTTCATTCCGCGTGGGTCTTGGACATGTAATTCGGGGTTGGGACGAGGCTGTGCTTCAAATGCCTTTGGGAGAGAAGGCGAAGATTGCCATGACAAGCGAATACGCCTACGGGACGAAAGGTTTTCCTGAGTGGGGTATCGAGCCCGGCGCATCGCTAGTGTTCGAAATGGAACTCGTCGCAATTAACTGA
- a CDS encoding dolichyl-phosphate beta-D-mannosyltransferase precursor, putative yields the protein MTVKYSIIVPAYKECGNLEPLTKQVFDALADDGFSKNEVEMVIVDDNSRDGSVEVVEKVRNEGYGVRIEVRTNDRGLSSAVIHGISASKGSFILVMDADLQHPPKTVPRLLRALEKPGVEFVCGTRYGAGVEIDKDWPLHRRFISWGARLLARPLTPLSDPMSGFFGLRVDVFQRGREVVNPIGYKIALELFVKCAVRKYEEVGFNFAARTVGESKLTGKVIVNYLEHLKLLYFYVYGTALTVLLVLLPLIFYCFYILL from the coding sequence ATGACGGTGAAGTATTCCATTATTGTTCCAGCCTACAAGGAGTGTGGGAACCTTGAGCCACTTACAAAGCAGGTGTTTGATGCCCTGGCTGACGATGGTTTTTCCAAGAATGAAGTGGAAATGGTAATTGTAGACGATAACTCCAGAGACGGTTCTGTTGAAGTTGTGGAGAAAGTCCGAAATGAAGGCTACGGTGTGCGTATCGAAGTGAGGACGAACGACCGGGGGTTGAGCAGTGCAGTAATTCATGGCATTTCCGCATCCAAGGGAAGCTTCATTCTCGTAATGGATGCGGACCTTCAGCACCCACCAAAAACAGTACCCCGTTTGCTGAGGGCACTTGAAAAACCTGGTGTTGAGTTCGTTTGTGGAACTCGTTACGGAGCCGGTGTTGAAATTGACAAGGACTGGCCGTTGCACCGTCGCTTCATATCGTGGGGTGCGCGACTCCTGGCGAGGCCACTTACACCACTGAGTGATCCCATGTCGGGTTTTTTTGGTCTTCGCGTCGATGTTTTTCAACGCGGTCGAGAAGTTGTGAACCCTATTGGGTACAAAATCGCACTAGAGCTATTTGTTAAGTGTGCTGTTCGTAAATATGAGGAAGTTGGATTTAACTTTGCTGCGCGCACTGTAGGCGAGAGTAAGTTAACAGGTAAGGTGATCGTCAATTATTTAGAGCACCTGAAGCTCCTCTACTTTTACGTGTATGGCACCGCGCTCACGGTTCTACTTGTGCTGTTGCCGCttattttttactgtttttacATTCTTCTTTAG
- a CDS encoding NUDIX hydrolase has product MAMGRVSVSSLPSNVSAWVEALQRALHLKVEDLHLPEHFHLKNLSTGCRFSHLNTPPTVGDKRESAVLVLLSPAAGMPPNTFQEMCVTLTKRTPHLRHHKGEMSFPGGRLDGEEQAAAAAQRETAEEIGIDSSLYEILGPLRPLAPLSGKSHVTPIVAVTQYSVTPLCHSPHEVDSIHYLHLSPLLLNSKQTHCRLLKYLPSSSGVPLHFPCFFTSPSQARYCDPVSPSPGLLQLSQEDGGHEPLLPNNFPGELVWGVTAFVMCELLVRLITALGGSGTALGCSPAIARDPEHPLGKR; this is encoded by the coding sequence ATGGCTATGGGAAGAGTTTCCGTGTCCTCGCTGCCATCAAATGTGTCAGCGTGGGTAGAAGCGCTCCAGCGGGCGTTGCATCTCAAGGTAGAGGATTTGCATTTGCCGGAGCACTtccatttaaaaaatttatcGACGGGGTGCCGTTTCTCGCATCTGAACACGCCCCCCACCGTGGGAGATAAACGCGAGAGTGCCGTGCTTGTTTTACTCTCACCTGCCGCTGGTATGCCGCCAAACACGTTTCAAGAGATGTGTGTCACACTTACTAAGCGGACACCTCATCTTCGTCACCACAAGGGTGAAATGTCGTTTCCTGGTGGTCGTCTAGATGGTGAAGAacaggcagcagcagcagcacaacgcGAGACAGCTGAGGAAATTGGTATCGACAGTTCACTATACGAAATTCTTGGGCCCCTGCGTCCATTGGCTCCCCTCAGCGGCAAGTCACACGTTACCCCTATTGTCGCAGTCACCCAATATTCAGTAACGCCCCTCTGCCACAGCCCTCATGAGGTTGACTCCATTCATTACTTGCATCTCTCGCCGTTGTTGCTTAATAGCAAACAGACACATTGCCGTTTGCTCAAGTACCTTCCTAGTTCGTCTGGGGTGCCCCTCCACTTCCCGTGTTTTTTTACTAGCCCGTCTCAGGCGAGGTACTGTGATCCAGTCTCTCCTTCACCTGGACTTCTCCAGTTGTCGCAGGAGGATGGTGGCCACGAGCCACTTTTACCCAACAACTTTCCTGGAGAGCTGGTGTGGGGAGTCACCGCATTCGTCATGTGCGAATTGCTGGTGCGCTTGATCACGGCGTTGGGTGGGTCCGGAACCGCCCTGGGTTGCAGTCCGGCGATTGCTCGCGACCCAGAGCACCCACTTGGAAAGCGTTAG
- a CDS encoding dynein light chain, putative, with product MTSNVKEPDGPCNIDTIRQYVTPLNYPLEKMSDMAEEMRAECKEIVVNAIEKHEDSYELAARHIKEQMDKKYGPSWHCVMGEGFGFEISYEMKHLMYMFHKGYVAIVVFKGL from the coding sequence ATGACGTCCAACGTGAAGGAACCTGACGGGCCCTGCAACATCGATACCATTCGTCAATATGTAACACCGTTAAACTATCCATTAGAGAAGATGAGTGACATGGCGGAAGAAATGCGCGCCGAGTGCAAGGAAATTGTGGTAAACGCGATTGAGAAGCACGAAGACAGCTACGAACTTGCAGCAAGACACATCAAGGAACAGATGGACAAAAAGTACGGCCCTTCATGGCACTGTGTGATGGGTGAGGGATTTGGCTTCGAAATTTCATATGAGATGAAGCACCTTATGTACATGTTCCATAAAGGTTATGTAGCAATTGTCGTCTTCAAGGGGTTGTAG